GGCGTGATTCCCGCTGCGGGTAAGGGCACCCGCATGGGCGCGGAGTTGCCCAAACAATACTTGGAACTCGCGGGCCGCCGGGTCCTGGAACATACCCTGAACCGCCTTGCCGCCGATCCCCGTATCGTCGGGATCGTGGTGGCGCTGGGCGCCGACGATACCCTCTGGCCGCGTGTCGATCCGCCCCAATCCGTCACCCTGCTCACGGTGACCGGCGGCGCAGAGCGCTGCCACTCGGTACTCAACGCGCTGGATCACCTCGCCGAGCGTGCCGACGAGCACGACTGGGTCCTGGTCCATGACGCGGCGCGGCCGTGTTTGCGGGTCGCGGACTTGGCGCGGCTGATCGACACCCTGACGGAGGACCCGGTCGGAGGACTGCTGGCCTTGCCGGTGCACGATACCATGAAGCGCGCGTCCGCCGACCGGCGTGTGCTGGACACCGTGAACCGGGACGGGCTCTGGCACGCATTGACACCGCAGATGTTCCGGCTCGGGGCCCTGCGTGCCGCACTGAAGGCGGCAATCGCGGCCGGCTTCCTGGTCACCGACGAGGCCGCCGCCATGGAGTGGTCCGGACACCGCCCGCGGCTGGTGGAGGGCAGCGGTGACAACCTGAAGATCACCCGCCCCGAGGATCTGCCCCTGGCGGAATACTATCTGGGCCGTCAGGCGCCGGGCTAGGCTGCGCCGCCACCGCCCTTCTTCCCGCTCCCGCCCCCGTGACAGGTCTTGGACCGGAAGTCCTGGTGCGCCATCTTGAACAGGCGCTCGCCACCGGGTGCCGCGCTGCCGGCACCGGGGCGCGCGCCGCCACCCCCGGTCTGCACGCCCGCGGCGGAAACCAATTTGCGCAAGCGCGGCTGGTGGCACGCCGGGCACTCCGTGAGCGGCGCCTCGCTCATCTTCTGCAAGGTCTCCAGCCGGTGCCCGCAGGCCTCGCATTGGTACTCATAGATCGGCATGGGTGCTGCCCTCCCGGGATGCCGGCGCGCCGCGGGTAATCCGGGTATGCGTGGTTGGTGATGGCCACTATACGCCACCCGGGTCCGGTGGATCTCAGTTCTCTTCGCGCGCGTAGTGGGTATGACGCACCTTGCCCCGGAATACCAGATACTGATAGCTGTTGTAGATGATCATGATCGGCAGCAGCATCCCCACGCCGGTGAGCATGAATACCAAGGTCTTGGAGGAGGCCGCATCGGCCAGAGTCAGATTGGGGGGCACCAGGAACGGGTGCAGGCTGATGGCAAGGCCGACGAAGGAGGTCACGAAGATCGCCAGACTCCACAAGAACGGTGCGCGTTCCCGGTGCCGGTGCAGGGCGCGGAACAACATCAGGAACGCGAACGACGCGAACACCGGTAGCGGCGCGATGTAAAACATATAGGGTGCGCTGAACCATTTGTAGGCCACGAACGGATGTACCAGCGGAGTCCACAGGGTGACGATCACCGCTACCACCAGGGTCACCACCGCCGACACCGCCGCGCGGCGGTAGCTACGCGCCTGGATCTCGCCTTCGGTGCGCATGATCAGGTACGTGGCACCCAGCAGGGAATAGCCGGAGGCTACCCCTACCGATACCAGCACCGAAAAGGGGGTGAGCCAGTCCCAGGGGCCGCCGGCAAACCGGCCCTGGGATACTGGGATCCCTTGCAGGATGCCGGCCAGGGCGAACCCCTGGGCGAGGGCGGCGAGCAGGCTGCCCAACCCGAAGGCAAGGTTCCACGGCAGCTTGCGCCGCGCGTGCTCACGGAACTCGAAGGCGACCCCGCGGAAGATCAGCGCGAACAGCATGAGCATGATCGGCACGTACAGCGCGTGCAGGACTACCCCGTAGACCAGCGGGTAGGAGCCAAACAGCGCCCCGCCCAGCAACACCAGCCAGGTCTCGTTGGCGTCCCAGACGCCGCTCAGGCTCGCCATCATGATCCCGCGCCGACGCTCGTCGCACGCGAACAGCGAGACGATGCCGACACCCAGGTCGAAGCCGTCCAGCACCACGTACAGGACCAGTATCAGTCCCAGCAGGAAGAACCAGATATCCGCCAGAAACAGGTGCACGGAATCCATCGTCAGGTCTCCCCGCGCCGTGGGGTCAGGCCGAGCGCGGAATGCTCCGCGTCGCCCGCTGTGCCCGGCGGTTCCGGCGGCGGCAGCGACAGGTCCGGGCCGCGGCGCAGGATGCGCGCGGCGAAGCGCAGTGTGACGATCAGCAGCGTGGCGTAGATCGCCGCGAATCCGAGCAGCGACGCCAGCACGGTGGAGGCGGGCAGTTGCGAGGCCGCCGCGCTGGTGCGCAGCACGCCGTAGACGATCCACGGCTGGCGGCCGACCTCGCGCACGATCCAGCCCGCCTCCACGGCCACGTAGCCCATGGGGATCGCGGCTACCCAGGCGCGCAGCAGCCAGCGGCGCGGACGCAGGCTGTCGGCGCTCAGGCCCCGGCGCCACCACACCCACAGGCTCCACAGCATCAGGCCGACGAAATAGAAGCCGATGGCCACCATCACGCGAAAGCTGTAGAACAGCAGCGGCAGCGCTGGCGGTTGGTCCTTGCGTGGGAACGCACGCAGTCCGAGCACGCGTCCGTCGAGGCTGTGGGTGGCGAGCAGGCTCAGCAGGTTCGGGATCTCCAGCGCCCAGTCGTTGCGTTGGGCATCCCGATTGGGCCAGGCGAGCACCGCCCAGGGTGCGCCCTGTCCCGGGGGGTTGGTGTTCCAGTGCCCCTCGATGGCCGCGCCCTTGGCGGGCTGATGCGCGAAGACCGCCACGCCGCTGCCGTCACCGAGGAAGACCTGCAGGGGCGCGATCAGCACTGCGGCGGCTACCGCGATGCGCAGCGATTTGGCGAAGAACACCGGTTCGCGGTTCCGGAGCACGTACCAGGCACTCAGGCCGCCGACTACGAACAGGCTGGTCTCCAGACACGCCACCCACATGTGCGAGGTGCCCCAGGGCATGTCCGGATTGAAGATGGCGTCGAAATAGCTCGTCACCACGAAATGGCCATCGACGAATTGTCCGCCCGCCGGGGTCTGCATCCAGGAGTTGGCCACCATGATCCAGAACGCCGACAACGATGCCCCCAGCGCGACCATGATGGTGGCGAACAAGTGGATCCCCGGCGCCACGCGTTTCCACCCGAACATCATGATGCCGAGGAAACCTGCCTCCAGCATGAATGCCATGGCGCCTTCGAAACCGAGGATGTTGCCGAAGAAATCGCCCATGGCGGTGGAGAACGGTGCCCAATTCGTGCCGAACTCGAACTCCAGCGGCAGGCCGCTCACCACCCCGACCCCGAAATTGAGCAGCAGCAGCCGCGCCCAGAAGCGCGCGTGATGGTAGTAGGCGGGGTCGCGGGTCTTGAGCCAGAGCGCCTCCGCGATCACCAGGAAGGCCGACAGACCGATGGTGAGTACCGGCCACAGGATGTGAAAGATCGCCGTGAGCGCGAATTGAAGGCGCGAAAGGAACACGGAATCCAGTGCCCATTCCATCGGTGAACGTCCTTGGTCGCGGCCGGTTCGCCCGCCAGTGACCCGGTCCCCGGAAAGCGCTACCGGCGCGGGGGCCGGATCAGGTGCGACGGCCCATTAAAGCGCGATTTGCGCGGCACTGCGAGGGGTGGCGGCGGACCGGTGCATGGATCGGTTTGGGCGTCGCGTGCCAGATGCTCGGGGTGTCAATGTTCTTTACACATCTCGGGCGCCGTAATCTTTCGTGTAGACAATCGGCTATAGAAAAAACTAACCCGTAAGACACCGTTGTCACTATAGATCGTGTCATGGTTGGCACGGGTTCGCGCCAGCCCCACCCGTGGTTCGGTATGCGACGAATAAGATCATGTTTTTAAGATATTTATTGTTTTTTAGTCGGCGTGCCACAGATGCCGGGTGTCAGCGGTTTTTACAGCCCCGGCCATCGAAACGCACGCGCGCCGGGCCGATACTCGCAACATTATGTTTTTATATAATTTAATAGATTGGCTCGATTTTTGCTTTGCAGGGATCCGGACACCCCATCCGTTCCAGGGGCATGGTCGGTTGCGAGGGTCACCGGTGCCGATTAGGACCCGACCGCGGTGAAGACCTTAGAACGATCCGGCACACCGGTACCGGACCGGAAACAACGAAGCGCTGAGAGGAAGCAAGTCATGAAACGATGGTTGAATCTGTCATCTGCCGTGCTATTAACCCTGGCTGCGACCGCGGTTCAAGCCGGACCGATCAACGTGCTCTGGTACACCGGGGGCGTGGCGAACTCCCCCGCCTACCAATCAACAATTTCCAACCTCGTTGGCCAAGCGGCGGCGGCGCCGGGCCATAACAGCTGGTCCATCACCTACTGGGACAGCGGCGCCATGCCCACCGGCAGCTACAATGCCCTGGTCGTCGCCTCGCCGGAGGGGTCTTGGAATATCAATCCGAACTACGGCGCGCTTGTCAGTGCCGCCCCGACCTTCGGCAGTCGCGTGATGGTCACCGGTCAGGACGCCGACTGGCATTACCTCAACCATCCCGGACCCGCGAATTTCAATGGCCCGCAGGGATTCCTGATCGACGCCGTCAATTGGGCCGGCTCCGGCACGGGGATGGGGGCGGTATTGTTGGGCGCCGATTCGTCCCATTACTCGGCAGAGGGTGGCAACATTCTCGCGAGCTTGACGGGGTTGGGGACGGAAACGGGAAAATCCAACAATACCGTTACCATCCCCGCCACCTACGCGGGCTTCCCGATCAATCAGGGTTTGACCTCGAGCGGGATCAGCAACTGGTACACCGCCGCGCACAACAGTTGGACCGGCTACGACACCAGTCTCTGGACCGGGATCAACACCGCCCCGGACGGCAGTGCGATCACGCTGGTGTCGAAGGCCCGCCACGCGCGGGGGCTTTTTTTCGGGACCGGACGGCTGCGCCCGCGTGCCAGAGGCCGCCACGGCGGACCCTGTGCGGCAGCACCGCCGTCAGGGGCCAATGTCCCCCGCGCGCAGTCCCTGCAGCGGCTCCAGCCAGCGGGCATAGTGCCGCCAACGCCCCACGGAGGTGGTGTACACCGGTTGGCGTGCCTGCCATTTGCTGGCGGTGCGGATGGCGCGCGCGCCAACGCTCGGGCCCACGCAGCGCGGGTTCCATGCCAATCCGCAGAAGGCCACCAGCCGCCGGGCCATGCCCTCGGGTTCCGTCACCAAGTCCTCGTAGTCCACTTCCAGGAAGCGTTCCGGGGGCAGTTGGGTTTGCCAGTGGACCATGAGTCGCCGGTAGCTTGCATAGTAGAACGCCAAGTCGTCCAGGTCATGGGCGTAGGGGTGGGCGCTTGCGAAGCGGGTAAAGTAGACCGACAAGCAGGTATCCAGGGGGTCACGCCGACAGTGGATGATGCGTGCGCCGGGTAACAGATGGCATATCAGTCCGAGGCGCAGGAAATTGGTGGTCAACTTGTCCGTCACCCGCGCGGCACCGGGGGCCAGTCCTTGCAGATGGGTCAGATAGTCACCGGCGGCGGCGCGGGTCGCGGCCGGATCCGGTGGGGTCTGCGGCTCCGGCATGTGTCGGGATTCCCACCGTGCCCAGAACTCCAGTTCGCCGCCGACACCCACCTCGGGATGGCGCGCGAGGATCTGTTCGACCAGGGTGGTGCCGGAGCGCGGCATCCCGACGATGAGGACGGGTAGTTCCGAGTCCATGCCGGGACCCGCGCCCGCGGCGGTGGTGGTCAATGCGCGGATCCGTGCCCGGTGCCGTTCCCGATCGAAGGCACCGTCGCTCGCTTCCAATCGATTCTTGCGTTGGATGTGGGCCATGGCGCGGTCGTACGCGGCCAGATCGTCGTAGGCTTTGCCCAACGCGGCGTGGAGATCGATGGCCTCGTTGCGCGACCGCCCCGGATCCCCGGCCAGCGCCTCCATCCGGGTCAGCAACGGGCCGTCCTCGGCGCGTGTGGGCCCACAGCGTACCAGGCCGCAATAGGGCTCCACATAGTCCGGTCGCACCCGGATCGCTTCCCGGTACGAGGACCGCGCCTCCTGGAACGCACCCTGCGCGTGGAACAGCCGGCCGAGACCGCAGTGCGCTGGCGCGCAGGCCGGTTCCGTGCGCAGCGCCTCCCGGTATTGCGCTGCGGACTCTGCCCAATGGCCGAGGTCGCTCAGGGTCACGCCCAGGTTGCACCGGGCCTCGGCGTAAGCGGGGCGTGCCGCCAGGGCCCGGCGGTAGGCGTCGACCGCATCCGGCAATTGTCCGCGGCTCCGTAACAGGTTGGCCAAGTTGTTATGAGCCTCCGCGCGCTGCGGTTGCAGGGCCAGGGCGGCGTGGTAGCATCGCTCGGCTTCATCGATCTGCCCGAGATCCTGCAGCGCCAGCCCCAGGTTGTGGTGGGCGTCGGCGAACTCCGGGCGGATCGAGAGTGCGCTGCGATAGCACGCGGCGGCCGCCTCCGGCGCGGCGCGCGCATGATGGGCGAGACCGAGGTTGAGGTGCGCTTCGGCGTAGCGGGGTTGCAGGACCAGGGCCTGTCGGTAACAAGCCGCCGCCTGCTCCAGTTGTCCCTGCGCGCGCAGGGCGTTGCCCAGATTGTTGTGGGCCTCGGCATAGTCGGGCCGCAGCTTCAGGGCCGCGCGGTGCGCGGTGGCGGCCGCGTCCCAGTCCCCCTGGGCCTGCAGAAACAAGCCGAGATTGTTATGGGCTTCTGGAAGGCGGGGCTGGATGGCCAGGGCGCGGCGGATCAGGGTCACGGCGCCGGCCGGGTCACCGCGCTGACCGGTGATCACGCCGAGCAGATGAAGCGCGCCGGGATGGCGCGGGTCGGATTCCAGTACTTGACGGTATAGCGTTTCGGCCTGGGCCAGTTGTCCGGAACGGTGCAGCGCCAGCGCCCGCTGGAGGGCAGCGGAGGACTGCGGCGGCGCCGGATTCGGTGTTGGTTTGGCGGCGCCGCAGCAGTGTTTGAACTTGCGGCCGCTGCCGCAGGGACAGGGCTGATTCCGTGCGGGTTTCATCGAGGGATCTGAGATCCGGTCCGGGCCCCACAGGGTACGGGCCCGCGGCGGTGGCTGGCAAGTTCCCGCGCGCCGGTAAGCGGCACGCCGTTCGTCCCCATCGGCCATAGCGCCGGTGCGGTGGGGCGCCTCCCGATAGAAAAAACGGCGGCCCAAGGGGCCGCCGTGGCTGCAATCGTCCGCAGGATTTTCGGTTAGACGCGGGCCTTGCGGCGCCGGGCCATGAAGCCCAGCCCGGGAAGGCCGATGCCGAGCAGGGCGAGGGTCGCGGGTTCCGGCACGCTCGGGGTTCCGCCCCCGGTGGGGGTTATACCGCCCCCGGAGGTGATGGCGCTGGGACTCCCCTCCAGGCTGAAGTAGGCGCTGGCGCCGTTGGCCAAGCCACCGGTGAAGTTTACGGTACCGGTAGTCTTCGCCGTATTGATGCCGCTGAAGGAGGTGTTGGGTCCTTCATATCCAGTGGGCCCATAGGGGGTGCCGGTATAGACCGAGAGTCCGTCTCCCTCAAACGCGAAGATGCCCCCGAACACACTGGAACCAGTGAGGGTGAGGGAGTTGATCACGCCGC
The Chromatiales bacterium 21-64-14 genome window above contains:
- a CDS encoding 2-C-methyl-D-erythritol 4-phosphate cytidylyltransferase; this translates as MMNRPRYWGVIPAAGKGTRMGAELPKQYLELAGRRVLEHTLNRLAADPRIVGIVVALGADDTLWPRVDPPQSVTLLTVTGGAERCHSVLNALDHLAERADEHDWVLVHDAARPCLRVADLARLIDTLTEDPVGGLLALPVHDTMKRASADRRVLDTVNRDGLWHALTPQMFRLGALRAALKAAIAAGFLVTDEAAAMEWSGHRPRLVEGSGDNLKITRPEDLPLAEYYLGRQAPG
- a CDS encoding cytochrome d ubiquinol oxidase subunit II, whose amino-acid sequence is MDSVHLFLADIWFFLLGLILVLYVVLDGFDLGVGIVSLFACDERRRGIMMASLSGVWDANETWLVLLGGALFGSYPLVYGVVLHALYVPIMLMLFALIFRGVAFEFREHARRKLPWNLAFGLGSLLAALAQGFALAGILQGIPVSQGRFAGGPWDWLTPFSVLVSVGVASGYSLLGATYLIMRTEGEIQARSYRRAAVSAVVTLVVAVIVTLWTPLVHPFVAYKWFSAPYMFYIAPLPVFASFAFLMLFRALHRHRERAPFLWSLAIFVTSFVGLAISLHPFLVPPNLTLADAASSKTLVFMLTGVGMLLPIMIIYNSYQYLVFRGKVRHTHYAREEN
- a CDS encoding cytochrome ubiquinol oxidase subunit I — its product is MEWALDSVFLSRLQFALTAIFHILWPVLTIGLSAFLVIAEALWLKTRDPAYYHHARFWARLLLLNFGVGVVSGLPLEFEFGTNWAPFSTAMGDFFGNILGFEGAMAFMLEAGFLGIMMFGWKRVAPGIHLFATIMVALGASLSAFWIMVANSWMQTPAGGQFVDGHFVVTSYFDAIFNPDMPWGTSHMWVACLETSLFVVGGLSAWYVLRNREPVFFAKSLRIAVAAAVLIAPLQVFLGDGSGVAVFAHQPAKGAAIEGHWNTNPPGQGAPWAVLAWPNRDAQRNDWALEIPNLLSLLATHSLDGRVLGLRAFPRKDQPPALPLLFYSFRVMVAIGFYFVGLMLWSLWVWWRRGLSADSLRPRRWLLRAWVAAIPMGYVAVEAGWIVREVGRQPWIVYGVLRTSAAASQLPASTVLASLLGFAAIYATLLIVTLRFAARILRRGPDLSLPPPEPPGTAGDAEHSALGLTPRRGET